The following proteins are co-located in the Paludibaculum fermentans genome:
- a CDS encoding PadR family transcriptional regulator, whose amino-acid sequence MSKTKPEGKQPAIDRDLYSGLIRLHVLHHASEEPIFGLGMMEELARHGYRISPGSLYPILHGLEKKGYLRSKEERNGKSLRKLYRATPAGKRALEGAKHKVRELFRELIEGE is encoded by the coding sequence ATGTCGAAAACGAAGCCCGAGGGGAAACAACCGGCGATCGATCGGGACTTGTACTCCGGCCTGATTCGCCTGCATGTCCTTCACCACGCCTCAGAGGAGCCCATCTTCGGGCTCGGCATGATGGAGGAGCTGGCGCGGCATGGCTATAGGATCAGTCCGGGCAGCCTATACCCCATCCTGCATGGACTGGAAAAGAAGGGCTACCTGCGGTCGAAGGAGGAGCGGAATGGGAAGTCCCTGCGCAAACTCTATCGGGCTACCCCCGCGGGCAAACGGGCCCTGGAGGGGGCGAAACACAAGGTGCGTGAACTCTTTCGTGAGCTCATAGAAGGCGAGTAG
- a CDS encoding TolC family protein, producing MTAPPQFVLQITAGLLLTAGAALPQQIAAAQPLTMQQAMEAVLRNYPSIRVSQEQVNAATAGIALARTAYLPRVDAIAQVNRATRNNVFGAVLPQSTLPSISGPVIGSNNLGSVWGSAVGASVSWEPFDFGLRGANVAVASATRAQSEAALKRAQFDLLVTAADAYLTVVAAQETVRAAQAGVERAGTVLQIISAQVRAELRPGADQSRAEAEQAAARTQLIQAQQALDVARANLAQFTGGEPATTPLPGGSLLKLPPEADVPAMTISSNPAVAEQRAAVEQAHAQLRALERSYFPRFYLQGAAYARGTGAEIDGTRLGGANGLAPNVQNYAVGFSVTFPVLDLPAIRAREAAQSAVIRSQAAKSEQLAAELRAQWNRAVATINGARRIAANTPVQLTSARAAVQQATARYQSGLGNITEVADAQRLLTQTEIDDSLARLGVWRGLLAIAAVGGDLQPFLAEASK from the coding sequence ATGACGGCTCCGCCTCAGTTCGTTCTCCAGATCACAGCCGGTTTGCTCTTGACCGCCGGCGCCGCACTGCCGCAGCAGATCGCAGCCGCTCAGCCGCTGACCATGCAGCAGGCGATGGAGGCGGTGCTCAGGAACTACCCGTCCATCCGCGTCTCGCAGGAGCAGGTGAACGCCGCTACCGCCGGGATCGCACTGGCCCGGACGGCTTATCTGCCGCGCGTGGATGCGATCGCCCAGGTGAACCGAGCCACCCGCAACAACGTGTTTGGAGCGGTGCTGCCGCAAAGCACCTTGCCGTCCATCTCCGGGCCGGTCATCGGGTCGAATAATCTCGGCAGCGTGTGGGGCAGCGCCGTTGGCGCGAGTGTCAGCTGGGAGCCCTTCGACTTCGGCCTGCGTGGCGCGAATGTGGCCGTGGCGAGCGCAACTCGCGCGCAATCGGAAGCCGCCTTGAAGCGCGCGCAGTTCGACCTGCTGGTTACCGCCGCGGACGCCTATCTCACAGTCGTCGCCGCGCAGGAGACCGTGCGGGCCGCGCAGGCCGGCGTCGAGCGAGCCGGCACCGTGCTCCAGATCATCTCCGCTCAGGTTCGGGCCGAGTTGCGTCCTGGTGCGGATCAATCCCGGGCAGAGGCCGAGCAGGCGGCTGCCCGGACCCAACTCATCCAGGCCCAACAGGCGTTGGATGTGGCGCGCGCGAATCTGGCGCAGTTCACTGGTGGTGAGCCCGCCACGACGCCGCTTCCGGGGGGGAGCCTGTTGAAGTTGCCGCCCGAAGCGGACGTGCCGGCGATGACGATCTCCTCGAACCCGGCTGTCGCCGAGCAACGCGCGGCGGTGGAGCAGGCCCATGCGCAGCTACGCGCCTTGGAGCGGTCGTACTTCCCCAGGTTCTACCTGCAGGGCGCCGCTTACGCCAGAGGCACAGGGGCGGAGATTGACGGCACGCGGTTGGGTGGCGCGAACGGCCTGGCCCCGAATGTGCAGAACTACGCGGTGGGCTTCAGCGTGACCTTCCCGGTTCTCGATTTGCCGGCCATTCGCGCCCGTGAAGCCGCGCAGAGTGCGGTGATCCGCTCGCAGGCCGCGAAATCGGAGCAATTGGCCGCCGAGTTGCGGGCCCAGTGGAACCGCGCGGTGGCGACGATCAACGGGGCGCGCCGCATCGCCGCGAATACGCCCGTGCAGCTCACTTCCGCCCGCGCCGCGGTGCAGCAGGCGACGGCACGGTACCAGTCGGGCCTGGGCAACATCACGGAAGTCGCCGACGCACAGCGGCTGCTGACTCAGACGGAGATCGACGACTCGCTGGCCCGGCTCGGCGTCTGGCGAGGGTTGCTCGCCATTGCCGCAGTGGGCGGAGATCTCCAGCCCTTCCTCGCCGAGGCATCCAAGTGA
- a CDS encoding DUF1624 domain-containing protein: MPAPTTSRNRLDSIDALRGAVMIIMALDHIRDFIHAGAFVFSPEDLARTTPILFFTRWITHFCAPVFMFSAGMSAFLVFRRLGDKAALAQYLWKRGLWLIVLELIAVRLAFSFSLTEGLVVLEVLWALGWSMILLGGLAWLPIRALALLSVAVIFLHNAVDPVQGALLQSLGWIWNVLHQPGVIPPQAPIFLLAYPLIPWFAVMSAGFCFGSVMMQEPELRRRWMVRIGAMATAAFVIIRWVNIYGNPAPWSGQSSAAMTVVSFLNVLKYPPSLDFLLMTLGPALLVLSLLDRMQFRPLNPLLVFGRVPLFYFLLHLYLIHALAVVLAIVRYGSGAFLFHPLPSMGGPASLYPAGYGYPLWVVYLVWIGLVTVLYPVCVWYWRLKSTRKSGWLRYL; encoded by the coding sequence ATGCCTGCCCCGACCACCTCCAGAAATCGACTCGACTCGATCGACGCGCTGCGCGGCGCCGTCATGATCATCATGGCGCTGGACCATATCCGCGACTTCATTCACGCAGGCGCGTTCGTCTTCAGCCCCGAGGATCTGGCGCGGACGACACCGATCCTATTTTTCACGCGCTGGATCACACACTTCTGCGCGCCGGTGTTCATGTTCTCGGCCGGTATGAGCGCCTTCCTGGTGTTCAGGCGGCTGGGTGACAAGGCCGCGCTGGCGCAGTACCTCTGGAAACGCGGGCTCTGGCTGATTGTGCTGGAGCTGATTGCGGTCCGGCTAGCCTTTTCATTCAGCCTGACCGAAGGGTTGGTGGTGCTGGAGGTGCTGTGGGCACTGGGTTGGTCGATGATCCTCCTGGGTGGGCTGGCCTGGCTGCCCATCCGCGCACTGGCGCTATTGAGTGTCGCAGTCATTTTCCTGCACAATGCGGTGGATCCGGTGCAGGGTGCGTTGCTGCAGTCGCTCGGCTGGATCTGGAACGTGCTGCACCAGCCGGGGGTGATTCCTCCGCAGGCGCCCATCTTCCTGCTGGCGTACCCGCTGATCCCGTGGTTCGCCGTGATGTCGGCCGGCTTCTGCTTCGGCTCAGTGATGATGCAGGAACCTGAATTGCGGCGGCGGTGGATGGTGCGGATTGGGGCTATGGCGACGGCCGCGTTCGTCATTATCAGGTGGGTGAACATCTACGGGAACCCCGCTCCGTGGTCGGGCCAGAGTTCGGCAGCCATGACGGTGGTGTCGTTCCTGAACGTACTGAAGTATCCGCCGTCGTTGGACTTCCTGCTGATGACGCTGGGGCCGGCGCTGCTGGTGCTGAGCCTGTTGGACAGAATGCAGTTCCGGCCGTTGAATCCATTGCTGGTCTTCGGGCGGGTGCCGCTTTTCTACTTCCTTCTCCACCTCTACCTGATCCACGCACTCGCGGTGGTGCTGGCGATTGTTCGTTATGGCTCGGGTGCATTCCTGTTTCATCCGCTGCCGTCGATGGGTGGGCCGGCATCGCTGTATCCGGCGGGCTATGGATATCCCTTGTGGGTCGTCTACCTCGTGTGGATCGGGCTGGTGACAGTGTTGTATCCCGTTTGCGTGTGGTACTGGCGCCTGAAGAGCACGCGAAAGTCGGGGTGGCTACGCTATTTGTGA
- a CDS encoding helix-turn-helix transcriptional regulator: MTNKKLHLVDTGKVERPKVTADSLTGQRFFARVQTDPAGVLLAPGSPRAALVVHIGAPVMIGCDRVGRRHRGRSVHGDVDIIPVGEPSRWDLKEADTALIMGLSTSLLQSVAEESGLRGGAIEIANRFQVRDGRIEHLGWALREELEAGYPNGRLYVESLAVALSGHVLQHHSSLSGAPRETKGGLSGYRLKQVLCYIEENLGGDLSLEEIANFVGLSVSHCKAAFRQSMGRPLHQYVIERRVDRARALLLKGTSSISQAAQECGFTHASHLSFHMKRSLGFSPGLVLRQSRR, from the coding sequence GTGACAAACAAAAAGCTTCATCTCGTGGATACTGGCAAGGTGGAGCGCCCCAAGGTGACAGCCGATTCACTGACCGGCCAGCGGTTTTTTGCGCGGGTACAGACAGATCCGGCCGGCGTGCTGCTGGCGCCGGGTAGCCCGCGCGCCGCGTTGGTGGTGCACATCGGGGCTCCCGTGATGATCGGCTGTGACCGCGTGGGCCGGCGGCACAGGGGCCGCAGTGTTCACGGCGACGTCGACATCATCCCCGTGGGGGAGCCCAGCCGGTGGGACCTGAAGGAAGCGGACACGGCGCTGATCATGGGTCTTTCCACCAGCCTGCTACAGTCGGTGGCGGAAGAGTCCGGTCTGCGCGGCGGCGCCATCGAGATCGCCAACCGCTTCCAGGTTCGTGATGGGCGCATCGAGCACCTGGGCTGGGCCTTACGGGAAGAGTTGGAGGCCGGCTATCCGAACGGCCGGCTGTATGTCGAGAGCCTGGCTGTCGCACTGAGCGGGCATGTGCTGCAACACCATTCCAGCCTGTCGGGTGCTCCGCGCGAGACGAAGGGCGGCCTGTCGGGCTACCGCCTGAAGCAGGTGCTCTGCTACATCGAGGAGAATCTCGGCGGCGACCTGTCGTTAGAAGAGATCGCGAATTTCGTGGGGCTGAGCGTGTCCCACTGCAAGGCTGCGTTCCGGCAGTCGATGGGCCGGCCGCTGCATCAGTATGTGATCGAGCGGCGAGTAGACCGCGCGCGGGCGCTGCTGCTCAAGGGGACGAGTTCCATCAGCCAGGCGGCGCAGGAGTGCGGGTTCACGCATGCCAGCCATCTGTCGTTCCACATGAAACGCTCGCTGGGCTTTTCACCCGGGCTGGTGCTGCGCCAAAGCCGCCGCTAG
- a CDS encoding cytochrome P460 family protein: MRTWIRKSSIAGWRIPLGRSAELAALAASCFYLWASPPAVISYPSQFRSWTHVKTQLIGEKSPFFAGSGGIHHVYANDKALEGLKTGHYSDGAVLVFDLVEAREKAGVTVEGARLRVDVMIKSAARFPASGGWGFERFMGSDVTKGTLDESGRQGCAGCHKNRSDHDFVFSELRP; the protein is encoded by the coding sequence ATGAGGACCTGGATCCGGAAATCTTCGATTGCGGGCTGGCGTATCCCACTGGGACGATCGGCGGAACTCGCGGCGCTGGCCGCCAGCTGTTTCTACCTTTGGGCGTCGCCTCCGGCCGTCATCTCCTACCCCTCGCAGTTCCGTAGCTGGACGCACGTGAAGACACAGCTCATCGGCGAGAAGAGCCCCTTCTTCGCGGGGTCGGGCGGCATCCACCATGTCTACGCCAACGATAAGGCGCTGGAAGGATTGAAGACGGGGCACTACTCCGACGGAGCCGTGCTGGTCTTTGATCTGGTGGAGGCGCGCGAGAAGGCGGGTGTCACGGTGGAAGGGGCTCGCCTCCGGGTCGATGTGATGATCAAGAGCGCCGCCCGGTTCCCTGCTTCCGGCGGCTGGGGCTTTGAGCGGTTTATGGGCTCCGACGTGACGAAGGGGACGTTGGACGAAAGCGGCCGGCAGGGTTGCGCCGGGTGCCACAAGAATCGCAGCGACCACGACTTCGTGTTCAGTGAGCTGCGGCCGTAG
- a CDS encoding efflux RND transporter permease subunit has translation MRIVLAALSRPLTVVVALLTVALCAILAVKRMPVDIFPQVGDPAIYVAQPYGGMDPAQMEGYLTYYYEYHFLYITGIDHVESKSVQGAALMKLVFHEGTNMSQAMAETVGYVNRARAFMPPGAVPPFITRFDAGSVAVGQLVFSSATHTQGELQDFALNRVRPLFATLPGVSAPPPFGGNQRTIVITLNPAKLQQYQISPDEAIVAVSKSSLVMPSGNMWTGKVERIARTNAALGGNLSELLSTPIHPASGTNIYLRDIGSIESGTDIVTAYAHVNGKRTVYIPVTKRADASTLAVIQAVKANLPEFRKVLPDGVDVRLEFDQSPYVTNSINGLVTEGLLGAALTGLMVLLFLRDWRSALIVVLNIPFALLAAVVALWATGQTINIMTLGGLALAVGVLVDEATVEIENIHSQMLPGVSRARAVLEACSRTAMARLLSMFCILAVFVPSFFMVGVGRQLFVPLSLAVGFSMIASYLLSSSLVPVFSLWLMKEGHRGEEHEGLFGRLRSFYESYLRATLKVRWPLAAVYLVASIGLVYLLLPRLGTEIFPDADAPLLRMRLRAATGTRIEETERIVLRALDSIQGEIGANNVRITSDFVGIVPSSYPVNLIHLFTSGPQEAVIQVALQPGVPRGEALRERLRQRLGKDLPGVRISFEAADIVSQVISFGSPTPVEVAVQGISLQADYDFAHKLQGELAKLAFLRDLQIAQASDFPTVDINIDRERAGQFGLTMSDVVRSVVPATSSSRFTQPNYWRDPASGNAFQIQLQLPQNQMQSVESLGQLPVMQNGRSQPRLTDVAAFKLGTMPGMIERYNGQHVVSLTANLHGPTLGEAVIQINRAIAAAGAPPKGVTVKLRGEVPALEQTLSGLRLGLLLAVLVIFLLLSANFQSVRLALAIVLTIPAVLCGVAIMLLATGTTLNVQSFMGAIMAIGIAVANSILLVTFAERARHEGRDHLEAAQEGSAGRLRAVLMTAAAMIFGMVPMAIGIGEGGAQSAPLGRAVIGGLIASTFTTLTVLPSIYAILQRKASTNSPSLNPMDPESRYYEAH, from the coding sequence ATGCGCATCGTTTTAGCCGCACTGTCCCGGCCCCTCACGGTAGTCGTCGCGCTGCTCACTGTCGCTCTGTGCGCCATCCTGGCTGTGAAGCGGATGCCGGTGGATATCTTTCCGCAGGTGGGCGACCCGGCGATCTATGTGGCGCAACCCTATGGCGGCATGGATCCGGCGCAGATGGAAGGTTATCTCACTTACTACTACGAGTATCACTTCCTCTACATCACGGGCATCGATCACGTGGAGAGCAAGAGCGTCCAGGGCGCCGCGCTGATGAAGCTGGTCTTCCACGAAGGCACGAACATGAGCCAGGCGATGGCGGAGACCGTGGGCTATGTGAATCGGGCCCGCGCGTTCATGCCGCCGGGCGCCGTGCCGCCGTTCATCACCCGCTTCGATGCCGGCAGCGTGGCCGTGGGTCAGTTGGTGTTCAGCAGCGCGACGCACACGCAAGGGGAACTGCAGGACTTCGCCCTGAACCGGGTCCGGCCGCTGTTTGCGACGCTGCCCGGCGTTTCCGCTCCACCGCCCTTCGGAGGGAATCAGCGGACCATCGTGATCACGCTGAATCCGGCCAAGCTGCAGCAGTACCAGATCTCGCCGGACGAGGCCATTGTGGCGGTCAGCAAGTCTTCGCTGGTCATGCCTTCAGGCAACATGTGGACCGGCAAGGTGGAGCGCATCGCGCGGACCAATGCCGCACTGGGCGGGAACCTCTCGGAACTGCTCAGCACACCCATCCATCCGGCCAGCGGAACCAATATCTACCTACGCGACATCGGCAGCATCGAGAGCGGAACCGACATCGTTACCGCCTATGCGCATGTAAACGGCAAGCGTACTGTCTACATCCCCGTGACCAAGCGCGCCGACGCGTCGACATTGGCCGTCATCCAGGCCGTGAAAGCGAACCTGCCGGAGTTCCGCAAGGTGCTGCCGGATGGTGTCGATGTGCGGCTGGAGTTCGACCAGTCGCCCTACGTCACCAACTCCATCAACGGACTCGTGACGGAGGGGCTGCTGGGCGCCGCGCTCACCGGTCTGATGGTGCTGCTGTTCCTGCGCGACTGGCGCAGCGCGCTGATCGTCGTGCTGAACATCCCGTTCGCCCTGCTGGCCGCCGTGGTTGCGCTGTGGGCCACAGGCCAGACCATCAACATCATGACGCTGGGCGGACTCGCACTGGCCGTGGGCGTGTTGGTGGACGAGGCGACCGTGGAGATCGAGAACATTCACTCGCAGATGCTGCCGGGCGTATCCCGCGCTCGCGCCGTACTCGAGGCGTGCAGCCGCACGGCCATGGCGCGGCTTTTATCAATGTTCTGCATTCTCGCGGTGTTCGTGCCTTCGTTCTTCATGGTAGGTGTGGGCCGGCAGTTGTTCGTCCCGCTCTCGCTGGCTGTCGGCTTCTCGATGATTGCGTCATATCTGCTCTCCAGCAGCCTGGTGCCGGTCTTCTCCCTGTGGCTGATGAAGGAAGGCCATCGCGGGGAGGAGCACGAGGGCCTGTTCGGGCGCCTGCGATCGTTCTACGAAAGCTATCTGCGCGCCACGCTGAAGGTTCGCTGGCCGCTGGCGGCCGTGTATCTCGTCGCCAGCATCGGCCTCGTGTACCTCCTGCTGCCGAGATTGGGCACGGAGATTTTCCCGGACGCGGATGCGCCTCTGCTGCGCATGCGGCTGCGGGCGGCCACGGGCACTCGCATTGAGGAGACTGAGCGCATCGTCCTGAGGGCCCTGGATTCGATCCAGGGTGAGATCGGCGCGAACAACGTTCGGATCACCAGCGACTTTGTCGGGATTGTGCCTTCCAGCTATCCGGTGAACCTGATCCACCTGTTCACCAGCGGTCCGCAGGAGGCGGTCATCCAGGTCGCACTGCAGCCGGGTGTGCCGCGCGGCGAAGCTTTGCGGGAAAGGCTGCGCCAGCGGCTTGGCAAGGATTTGCCGGGCGTGCGGATATCGTTCGAAGCGGCCGACATCGTCAGCCAGGTGATCAGCTTTGGATCGCCAACGCCGGTGGAGGTGGCGGTGCAGGGCATCAGCCTGCAGGCGGACTACGACTTCGCGCACAAGCTGCAGGGTGAACTGGCGAAGCTGGCCTTTCTGCGGGATCTGCAGATCGCCCAGGCGTCGGACTTCCCCACGGTCGACATCAATATCGATCGCGAGCGTGCCGGCCAGTTCGGCCTGACCATGTCCGATGTTGTGCGGTCCGTTGTGCCGGCGACGTCATCTTCGCGCTTCACACAGCCCAACTACTGGCGCGACCCGGCTTCTGGCAACGCCTTCCAGATCCAACTCCAACTGCCCCAGAACCAGATGCAAAGCGTGGAGAGCCTGGGGCAGTTGCCTGTCATGCAGAATGGCCGTTCACAGCCCCGTCTTACGGATGTGGCGGCGTTCAAGCTGGGCACCATGCCCGGCATGATCGAGCGCTACAACGGCCAGCATGTCGTCAGCCTGACGGCGAACCTGCATGGCCCGACGCTGGGTGAGGCGGTCATACAGATCAACCGGGCGATTGCGGCGGCGGGTGCTCCGCCCAAGGGTGTCACGGTGAAGCTTCGCGGCGAGGTGCCCGCACTCGAGCAGACTCTTTCCGGCTTGAGGCTGGGCTTGCTGCTGGCCGTGCTGGTGATCTTCCTGCTGCTCTCAGCAAATTTCCAATCCGTGCGCCTCGCCCTGGCGATCGTTCTCACGATCCCGGCTGTGCTCTGCGGCGTGGCCATCATGCTGCTGGCGACCGGCACGACCCTCAATGTGCAGTCGTTTATGGGCGCCATCATGGCGATCGGCATCGCCGTGGCCAATTCGATCCTGCTGGTCACCTTCGCTGAGCGCGCCCGGCATGAGGGCCGCGACCATTTGGAGGCCGCGCAGGAAGGCTCCGCCGGCCGGTTGCGTGCTGTCCTGATGACCGCTGCCGCCATGATCTTCGGGATGGTGCCCATGGCCATCGGCATCGGAGAGGGCGGGGCGCAGTCCGCGCCGCTGGGCCGTGCCGTCATCGGCGGGCTCATCGCGTCCACCTTCACGACCCTCACCGTCCTGCCGTCGATCTACGCAATCCTGCAGCGC
- a CDS encoding shikimate dehydrogenase has translation MRFLVGLIGSKIAASGSPAIHEEEARALGHHLLYQLVDLHPRGLSAADLPRLLDAVELLGFAGVNITHPCKQAVIPHLHELSPHARAVGAVNTVVFRNGRRLGHNTDWLGFHEAFLRGLPDASRDSVLLLGAGGGGSAICYAAMQLGIQRLFVFDQDLSRAEALARQFGEGRISAVTDPLPALRTASGLIHATPTGMTGQPGIAIAPEHLRPDLWVADIVYFPLETQLLREARLRGCRTLDGGGMAVFQAAEAFRLFTGLDPDTERMLARFRETYRG, from the coding sequence ATGCGGTTCCTTGTTGGGTTGATCGGCAGCAAGATCGCCGCGTCCGGCTCTCCGGCGATTCATGAAGAAGAGGCCCGAGCGCTCGGCCACCACCTCCTCTACCAGTTGGTGGACCTGCACCCGCGGGGCCTCTCCGCGGCCGACCTGCCGCGCCTGCTGGATGCGGTGGAACTGCTCGGCTTCGCGGGCGTGAACATCACACATCCCTGCAAGCAGGCCGTAATCCCGCATCTCCATGAACTCTCCCCGCACGCACGCGCCGTCGGTGCCGTAAACACCGTCGTTTTCCGCAACGGACGGCGCCTCGGCCACAACACCGACTGGCTGGGCTTCCACGAAGCCTTTCTACGCGGCCTGCCGGACGCCAGTCGCGACTCGGTCCTGCTGCTGGGCGCCGGCGGAGGCGGTAGCGCCATCTGCTATGCCGCGATGCAACTGGGCATCCAGCGCCTGTTCGTTTTCGACCAGGACCTCAGCCGCGCGGAAGCCCTGGCACGCCAGTTCGGTGAAGGACGCATCTCCGCAGTCACAGACCCGTTACCCGCGCTCCGTACGGCTAGCGGGTTGATCCACGCCACGCCCACCGGCATGACCGGCCAACCCGGCATCGCCATCGCGCCGGAGCACCTGAGGCCCGACCTCTGGGTCGCCGACATCGTCTACTTCCCGCTGGAAACGCAACTTCTCCGCGAGGCCCGCCTGCGCGGCTGCCGGACCCTGGACGGCGGTGGCATGGCTGTCTTCCAAGCCGCGGAAGCCTTCCGGCTCTTCACCGGCCTCGATCCCGACACGGAGCGCATGCTCGCCCGCTTCCGCGAAACCTATCGCGGCTGA